One region of Sulfurisphaera ohwakuensis genomic DNA includes:
- a CDS encoding muconolactone Delta-isomerase, giving the protein MLFLLWFRVKQPENMSQKQLMEIWKKEAEAALSAVKAGKIKGLYKVSGKREVVAIIDVNSHEELDEILETLPITKELGHSVIVEVTPIHPYENFYELMGLFSNSHEIR; this is encoded by the coding sequence ATGTTATTTCTCCTTTGGTTTAGGGTTAAGCAACCAGAGAATATGTCTCAAAAGCAGTTAATGGAGATATGGAAAAAAGAAGCTGAAGCTGCATTATCTGCGGTGAAAGCTGGTAAAATCAAGGGACTTTATAAGGTAAGCGGAAAGAGAGAAGTAGTTGCAATAATAGATGTAAATTCCCATGAGGAGTTAGATGAGATTTTAGAGACATTACCTATAACGAAGGAACTTGGACATTCTGTTATTGTGGAAGTTACACCAATACATCCATATGAGAATTTCTATGAATTAATGGGACTGTTCTCAAACAGTCATGAAATTCGATAA
- a CDS encoding type II toxin-antitoxin system VapC family toxin, producing the protein MKEKYVFDAEPLSLLFAGRKEVKKYFEEMYRSSAIIYMSEVNLAEFLYIYISKKGKDIGIARHSYIRNSPIKIISPNERITESAALLKSKYSYLSLADAFLIATAKEVKGKVITTDEDIEKTKEVETITIPLN; encoded by the coding sequence TTGAAAGAGAAATACGTTTTTGATGCAGAACCTCTATCCTTATTATTCGCCGGAAGAAAAGAAGTTAAAAAGTATTTTGAAGAAATGTATAGGAGCAGTGCAATAATTTATATGAGTGAAGTAAATTTAGCTGAATTTCTCTACATTTATATTTCAAAGAAGGGAAAAGATATTGGAATAGCTAGACATAGCTACATTAGAAATTCTCCAATCAAAATAATATCTCCTAATGAAAGAATAACTGAAAGTGCTGCACTATTAAAGAGCAAATATTCCTATTTGTCTCTAGCCGATGCATTTCTAATAGCTACGGCAAAGGAAGTTAAAGGAAAAGTTATTACCACTGATGAAGACATAGAAAAGACTAAAGAGGTTGAAACGATAACAATTCCTTTAAATTAA
- a CDS encoding transposase, with translation MNYSKKPKWDVILLLKTLLINFVYDISWNNLEGEIRDSKMFMKFLGGKVPPKSTIFFFYKRLQETVVDEGETMWTTLMDKQGLRQGD, from the coding sequence TTGAATTACTCCAAGAAACCCAAGTGGGACGTTATATTACTCCTCAAAACACTCTTAATCAATTTCGTCTACGATATCTCTTGGAATAACTTAGAGGGAGAAATTAGGGATAGTAAAATGTTCATGAAATTCTTGGGTGGGAAAGTTCCACCAAAGAGTACAATATTCTTCTTCTATAAGAGATTACAAGAAACAGTTGTCGATGAGGGAGAAACAATGTGGACAACCCTAATGGATAAACAAGGCCTTAGACAAGGTGATTAA
- a CDS encoding type II toxin-antitoxin system VapC family toxin: MKNVTLIESVIHEFAEFCFQKYVDLIGSSPERAKGYVKLFKYILEYLSNNEVISNSVEDYMKAMDLSIDRSIDITDALLVVTAMKLKNAVVLTRDKDFERVKDLVKVTDKIQI, encoded by the coding sequence CTGAAGAACGTTACGCTAATCGAAAGTGTAATTCATGAGTTCGCCGAATTTTGCTTTCAAAAATATGTAGATTTAATAGGATCTTCACCAGAAAGGGCTAAAGGTTATGTAAAGCTTTTTAAGTACATTCTTGAGTATCTTTCTAATAACGAAGTCATAAGTAACAGTGTAGAGGACTATATGAAAGCTATGGATCTTTCTATCGATAGAAGTATTGATATCACTGACGCCCTTTTAGTGGTTACTGCGATGAAGCTGAAGAACGCCGTAGTGCTAACTAGAGATAAGGACTTTGAGAGGGTTAAAGATCTAGTTAAAGTAACTGATAAAATACAAATTTAA